GGAACAAAGTTGATATACGACTCGGATTGGTCAGGAAAATCTTAACAAGGTCACATGACCTTGGAGCAGTAACAAGTCAGCTAAGAAAGGGAAATTCCACCACAGACCCTCAGCCACCTCCGAGGCTGCATCTCCTCCAGTGAAGGGTGTCCAGCATCCAACATTCTGAGCATCTACTGATAGATGGGAGGTATCCACCTGGACTTCaggttgtttctttttatttggtgTTCAGTGTATCCCCCAGAGAAACAGGGCATAGACAAAATATGTACTCATGTGGCTTTATGCActgttaaagtcgctcagtcatgtcagtcactgtacagtccacggaattctccaggccagaatactggagtaggtagcctttctcttctccaggggatcttcccaacccagggattgaactcaggtctcctgcattgcaggcagattctttaccagctgagtcacaagggatgCGCTGAGGCAtggataatttaatttttaagtatttatttttctagggTATCACTGGGTTACaatatcacatattttatttgtataaaaatagATTTCAACTCTGGTATGCCATAAAACTGACCAGCACCAAAAACtgagaagttttttcttttaccatCCTGTGGACCTATTTTACTGCTACCCTCTAATACCTACTTCTCTGTTCTGtgaatgtatgtttatttttggGTCATTTGctgtctcttaattttttttagttattcactctttttctttgtatttagtgTTCCATATTTGAGTGAATTTATAAGAAAAGACACTCTTTTCTGAAAGTGTCTAAAAGATGTTATTAGATCAAAGGTGATACTTAACCTTGATTGGATTAATAAAACCTCATCAAGGTCAGGTGATGTTGGAGTAGAATCAAAGGCAGCAGGAAAGGGAAATTACCCCACTGACCCTCCTTAGCCACCTTCAAAGGTGCACAAAGTGTCCAGCACCTAACATTCTGAGCATTTACTGATAGGTAAGAGGTATGTGGCTGAGATTAAGGTTGATTTAAATTTGGTGGTGTGTATCAATCAGAGAAATGGGACAGTAGACAAAATAGGTACCAGTGTGGTCTAGGCAATGGGATATggatactttaatttttaaattgaattatttttgtaGGGTATTATTCAGTGAAAATGTTAGAATAACCTTTATGTGtgcaaaaaatatatttcaattccaGTATACCATAAAATTGGTTAGCACCAACAACTTAGGTGTTTTTGTTACCATCCTGTGGACCCATTTTACGCATCAGCCATCCGCTTGCCACTGTCCTGACATGCCCTGCTCTGTTCTGGGTGTGCCCTGAGAATGTTTGCGTTTGTGtcatttgctttcctttctttttgtttttacttatttgcttttgaaatttgTGTTTAGTGTTCTACATCCAAGCGAATTCACaagatatttctcttttctaaatggGTCTTCAAGACACTGATAGATACAGggtgatttttgttgttcagtccctaagttgtgtctgactctttgtgaccccctggactgtagcctacgtaACGTTGATTGGTTAAGAAaacctcatcaaaaaaaaaaaaaaaaaggagagaaaacctCATCAAGGTCATGTGACCTTAGGGTAGTATAAAGTCAGCGGGATAGGGAAATTTCCCCACTGACCCTCCTCGGCCACCCTGGAAGCTGCATCTCCTCAGCTGGAGCGTCCAGCACTCCTGATTCTGAGCATCTTCTGAGAGACTAGAGGCTCACAGCTGAATTTCAGGTTGGTGTGGTTTAAATTTGGTTTTCGGCTAGTCCCTCAGGGAAATGGGACAAGAGTAAAATCATGTAGTGATGTGGCTTTAGGTAGCTGGGGATCGATTCTCTAATTTCTTTTGAATTTAGTttgaattttttctaattttggtaTTATCCCATTATAATTTTAGTGAAGTTTTAGGTGCATAGCCATACATTTCAGCTCCTGTGAACCACACACCTCCCTCACACCAAAGGATGCAGTTTTCCTCTGTTACTATTTGCTGCCCCATTTTGTTTGAGGCTTCTCTTCTGGTTTCCTCTACTCATGTCTGTGTATCTTTGTATTTGCTATCATGTCAACTTTGTcttctttaaaattctctttacctgtttcctttttgtttgtcttttgtgTTCCACACATGAGTGAAATTGtgaattatttcttcctcttaacATGTCTTCAGATGTGGTTAGACCAAAGGTAATAGATGATATCACTTGGCTAGGAAACTCTCGACAAGGTCATGCGACCTTGGAGCAGCCTCAGGTCAGCTGGGAAAGGAAAATTCCTCCTTGACTGGTCCTCAGCCACCTTCAAAGCTGCATCTCCCTCAGTGAGGGCATAACTCCCCCACCTCTCTGATCATCTCCTACAGAGAGGAGGAGCACGACTGGATTTTAGAAtggtttgctttttaaatctggTGTTCAGCATATCGCTTAGAAAAAAAGTTCATAGTAAACTTAGGTAGTGATTTGGCCTGGCAATAGGGTAAGGTGTCtttaactttataattttattttctaaattgagTTAACGTTGATGTTAATATTAGATGTTttatctgtacttttttttttgcaattataaagctaattttaaaacttcGGGGTGAACCCCACAGGAATAGAAAAGACTGGGAAAGGATAACCCCTCACCCTCTGGGAGTGGCCCAAAGGGAGAGGGGTTACCTGAGGGGAAGGAAGCGCAAAAGGGACCCGCTGCAGACGCAGGGCAAGGGGAGCATCGTCGGTCCCGGGGCCTGTGAGCACGCCTGCAGTCCTGGGAGCATTGCAGCAGGAATCGCCAGCGTGGGGGCGCTGGCTTCAGGCACACAGGCAGAGGGCAAGAGGCTTGCACACGAAGCCACAAAGCTACCTGGGTTCCTGCTtcccttttgcctttttcagcttctgCTGCATGATCTGCATGTCCTCTGTGTGGGGGACAATCGCCCCATCAGCTCAGTGCTTTCCCTTACCCGAGTTGCTCtgctttttcatgttcttctGGCGGGCAAGCTCCTGCTGCTTACCTCTCGTGATGATGACTGCAGTGACTCTGCCCTTTTGCACATTATTACATTTCAGCTTTTTGAACCTTTTTCATGCTCACCACCcagattttcctctttcactgtcactaCACATTTGACCACCGTTACTATCCTGCCTTCTCCCCTGAAGCTTcctccctcagttcagtttagtcgctctgttgtgtctgactctttgcaaccccatgggctgtagcacggcaggcctccctgtccatcatcaactcccggagtttactcaaactcatgtccattgagttggtgatgccatccagccatctcatgctctgtcatccccttctcctcctgccttcagtcttccccagcatcagggtcttttcacgtgagtcagttcttcccatcaggtcgccaaagtattggagtttcagcttcaacatcagtccttccaatgaacacctaggactgatttcctttaggagggactggttggatctccttgcagtccaagggactcttgagagtccaaatccacagctcaaaagcatcaattcttgtgtgctcagctttctttatagtctaaatcttttatccatacatgactactggaaaagccatagctttgactagatggacttttgttggcaaagtaatgtctctgttttttaatatgctgtctaggttggtcataacttttcttccaaggagcaagtgtcctttaatttcatggttgcagtcaccatctgcagtgattttggagcccaagaaaataaagtctgccactatttccattgtttccccatctatttgccatgaagtgatgggaccagatgccatgatcttagttttctgaatgttgagttttaagccaactttttcaccctcctctttctctttcatcaagaggctctttagttcttcactttctgccataagggtggtgtcatctgcatatacgaggttattcatatttctcctggcagccttgattccagcttgtacttcatctagttcagtgtttctcatgatgtactctttatataagttaaataagcagggtgacaatatacagccttaacatactccttttcctatttggaaccagtctattgttcatgtccaattctaactgttgcttcctgacctgcatatagatttctcaagaggcaggacaggtggcctggtattcccatctctttaagaattttccacagtttgttgtgatccacacagtcaaaggctttggcataggcaatgaagcagaagtggatgttttttttttctggaactctcttccttttacGATGATCCAATTGTTGTTGGAAGCTTCCTCCCTATTGCCTGCTAACtgttctgtgtatctgtgtgtttgtttctgccttcTGGTCTGTTCATTGATTTGTTGATTtgttacttttttgtttgttctcaCTGTTCTACCCAGGAGTGAAGTCCTTTTGTGTTTGCCTTCAGGCTCTGACTTAATTCATTAGGACCATAACAATAATGTCTCTCCATGTTCTGGAAAATAATAACatctcaacttttttcttttttctggctgaTTAGATTTCCATTGAATATGCATACTATTGAAAGCCAAAAACATTATTTGTTCATCCTTTGTTGAAACATGTATTTCACATTAGCTAGGTAAAAATGAGACGCTGAGGATAAAAGTTTCAGAAAACAGACCCTCAGCCGTGAATCATCTAATCTAGTAGAGAGAAAGATAATTTTAAGTGAATTTGTACTTGAaaattgccttctctgatgtcaAATGGGAGAGTCCAGTTTTCAAAATTAATCACActtatttttgaatttcaaatgCCTATTCCTCAAAATTAAATGTAGCTTTCCCCAAATATTTGTGTACATGTGGGGAGATCTTTTATATCCTAGACTGTGATACATGTAACCCAAGTCTCTAAACTTAGTCTTCTGAGGATGCAAATCCAAATGCATGCTAGTCTGGGTCCTAATCTGTGTCAGTAATCAGGGGAGAATATAGAAATGTCtgggcagttcagttcagccgctcagtcatgtctgactctttgggaccccatggactgcagcacaccaggcctccctgtccatcaccaactcctggagcttgctcaaactcatgtccatcgagtcagtgatgccatccaaccatctcatcctctgtcatccccttcttctcctgccatcaatctttctcagcatcaagtcatttccaatgagtcaggccaaagtactggagtttcagcttcagcatcagtccctccagtgaatattcagactgatttcctttaggatggactggttgaatctcctagcagtccaagggactctcaagagtcttctccaacaccacagctcaaaaccatcagttctttggcattcacttttgtttatacatgactactggaaaaatcatagccttgactagatggacttttgtcagcaaagtaatgtctctactttttaatatgctgtctagattgaccatagcttttcttcctgaaacaagtgtcttttaatttcatggctgcagttaccatctgcagtgattttgaagcccaaaaaaataaagtctgttactgtttccccatctatttgccatgatcttagttttctgaatgttgagttttaagccaactttttcagtttcatctttcactttcatcaagaggctctttagttcttcactttctgtgaagAGAAATATCTGGGCAGGAGAAGTCAAATTGTCAGAAACCTGGTCACAATGTCATGATCTCCATTTAGGGTCGATAGGGCAGGgatgtctctgtgtctctgcatCAATAtgacaattttttctttcttttcacagaGGAAATCCAAAAATTAAGATTGAGGAGAATCTCCAGTAGGTGTGGAAGATGGCTGGTCATCACGGATGGCTGAGAGCCTGCCGACTCTTTCAAGACCAGAAAGTGAGGAAGCAAAACCCAGGACCTGGGAGGCAGATGGCTCTCCCACTGCAGGAGAAGGACTCCACGGTGAGTGGGGGCTTGGACTGCAGGGAATCTGTGGGTGGCATGGACTGCGGAGACAGGGTGTAGACCTGGAATATTCTGGGTCCATAACTCACTGGTGCATTCCCATCCAAAGATAACTGCCATGGGACCATGCATTCCCCAGCAGATCGGGCCATTCAGAGGCTGGGAGGAAATACCTGGGCTCCTTGGGGTTACGTCTGGCCTGGCTTCATCCAGATCTTTCAATGGGGCTTTTACTGTTCACCTTAGActgccagcccctcctcctctgaCGGTCCTGATGAAGGCTTTGGggaccacagtattgtaaatatcCCATCCCCTGAGGGACCATGTCCTTTCTCTAGAACCAGCACTCAGCCCTCTCCATCTGTCCTGGGATTCACTTTGGGCTCGTGCCTGTGGTTTCTGCTGACTCGCTGACCTGGTTCTCCTCCACCCACAGGTGAAGTGTAAGGACTGTGGAGCCTTTGGACACACAGCAAGGAGCCTCAGGTGCCCCATGAAGCGCTGGCAAGGGGCGCTGGCCCCCCTGCCCTTGGGGTCCAGACTCGGTAAGGAGAACCTGGAAGCACAGAAGCTGCAGGACCCACCGACCCCAGGGACCCCTAACACggctgagagagaggaggaggaaaggcagaGGTGAGTGACGGGGAGGTGAGACCCAAGGTCTGGGCTGAAATCTGGAGGCGGTTCCTCTCCTTGTCGACACTGTGCTGGGCCATCTCtagaaaggacagggaagctggggagACAGAGACAGGGGCCTCGTCCTCAGGGGCCACACTCGGGCTCACGCTATGCCTGAAGTCACTAAGGAGTGTGGGGAACACACACAACTTTGCACCTGACCAGCCCTGAAGCCATAGAGATGAAGAGACGGGACTTCCTGGGAGACCCTGGAGGGGTCTCAGGAGTCGGGGAAGGACATGGGGGTCTGCACAAAGGCAGAGGGGTTCAGGTCTGGTGTCACCCCCAAACTAGGAAAGGGGCTGGGCCACAGCACTGTTGTCCCAACTGTGCCAAGGACACTGGGTTTCTGACACTTGACGTGCTTGTGTTGCAGGAAAGAGGAGCAGCAGAGGAAGCTCCTGCAGCGATTTCCCAGGAGGCCCCGCAATCAGCATCCGCAGAGCTGGAAGGAGGAGCTGGAGCCCGGCCACTGCCTGAGGGTCAGTCTCTGCTGGGCCCCCTCTTTAACTGACTGTCCTCAGTCCTTTCTGTGGGAGGAAACGGTTCACATTCTTTCTTGACCaatgttatcatttatttttcagataccATTTTTTGTGGTGCCTTTGATTTTGCATTCTTACTTGCATATCTGGGAAGAAGCTGGCAGGGACATGGAAGTGATTTTATCAATAGCTTCCATAGCAAAATCCTTTAAGTTAGAACGGGAATCTGTAAATTGTGATTCATCCTCCAAAACTGGACATGAAAATTCATTTTGCCATCAAGGCGCCTGCAAAACACCAATCTGTGTACAGTCTCGAGAAGAAGGTATACCAAAAGCTTGCTTCCCCTTACTAAACAAGAGACATTGTTAGAACATTTCCATTTGCCATTTGATGTATAAATGTATTAAGGTCACATGAGCACCCTGATGTTGAGTATCTtagcatataaaattaatttctatgaGGTGTTTTACTGGATGGAGAGATTCTCACACCTGACCTCTCTCTGTGGTCTTCTCCTACAGCACCCACACATGCCCGTGCTTATCCATACATCCAAGAGGAAATCCCTTCAGGATCCAGGTCACCCAAGAGGGTCACCGACCAGGAAAGATGATGTGAGATCCACCCTCCCCGCAGTGCCTCTCATCAGCAGGAATTTGGCCCAGGCCTCCAAGGGCAGCATCCAGGCTCCAGGCAAGAGATCCGTCCAGACCCCCACCCCGACATGTGTGAACCCCCCAAAGAAACCTAGACTCAGCCCCGTCCAAACCCCCCCAGAGAGCACTCCGACAGCAGATCTGGGGGCCTTCCTGAATCTCCCTCCTCCACCCAGCACAGCTGGACGTGGACCTAGAGTGGCAGCCCGTGTATCCAGGAAGACACCTGCCCAGGGGCAACGCTTTGACCTCCAGCCTCCACCGGACAGATCTCCCACTAGGAGCGTCCGCGCCGTCTCCGCAGCCCACCCCCCGCCCATCATCCTCGTCCCGGGCCAGCCTCTCAAGATGCTCTTCCTGAGAGATGGCGAAGGCCGGTGGAGCTGCCGGTACACGGTGCCCCCCTCTCCACGGCCTGCGGAGCGGTCAGCCCCTCCTGCTCAGAGCCCGTCGGTCGACCAGGAGCCCGAGGGACACGCTGTCCCCGGGCCCCAGAGCGTCCTCCACGATGACCTCCAGGTGTCTTCTTCCTCTGAAGAGAGCGACTGGGACGAAGACACCAGGGGCAACTGAGACTCGTCCTCCAGCCCCAGATGCCCTGACATGACTGTGACTCTGGCGGGTGGGGTGGGTGTTACAGGGAGCGGCGGTTCCCGGTGAAGCAGGACTCCCCACCCTGGTGGGCGAAACAGCAGGGGGACCGGAGCACCCTGGGGACACAGCTGCCCACACTGCACTGTCTGCTCATGGAATCCGTGTCTGTCACAGGGCACTTATCAAACTGAGTGTCAAGCTGTCAGCCTAAATCTGTTATAAGCAATTGAGGCAAATTCTAGGGGTAACTTTTAACCATTGTGTAAATAGTAAGTGATGGCAGTATCTGTAGTTGATGGTAGTACCTGTAGTTGATGGCAGTACCTGTAGTTGATGGTAGTAGTTGTATCTGAACATTTGGAACCTGACTAAAGGGCCCGATTCTGCTCTGCAGAAGGTCATGGCTGTTCTTACTATGTTTCATTAAATGTTACTATaaagctttgttttaaaaaatttctttctgtgtttacttgttttctttctgtgtttctgtgttttcttgtttacagaacaaataagaaaaattacaCAATCATCTCAAGAGATGTATAAAGATCATTTGGTCATATTCAACATCCTTGTCAGGCAGACCCTGTACCCAGCCCCAGCAGGGCCTTCCTTCTGCCCTAAATCAAATCACCAATAGGTCAAGatccattttatatgtatatataattacataccgTTGAATTTAATATGCTAATAgtttattaagatctttttaattTATGCTCATAAGGAAATTTTTGATTTTGTTATTATGCATTATTTGACTTTGTTATCATGTAATGCtaagcttagttgctcagtcatgtgtaacTCTTTTGGACGCCagggactgcagtccgccaggctcctctgtccatggggattctccaggcaaaaacactggagtgggttgtcatgccctcctccagggtatctgcccaaactagggattgaacccaggtctcctgcactgcaggcgaattctttatagactgagccactagggaagccctattatgtAATACTGGTATGAAAAACTAGTTGGAATAAATTGCCGCCTTGCTTTTTAATGATAATTTTGGTAGGATTGATATAATGTCTCccacaaattttataaaatttaccaatgaaaaaatttcaattttaataaaattttactatataaaacattttgtttgtggtttttaTCTCTAAGCCTTGAAGAtcatcttattattatttttcctcaaGATAGATCTTGTAATTGGGGGGAAAGAGGAGCATGGGAGGACTTTATTAAAAACACAGTATCAGGACCTCCCAGATCCCCAGGGCCACTTATGCAATTTAAAAATCCACCAGTGTCAGTCCCCTGCATGGAAAATGTGGTCAGCCTGTGTACTGCCTACAGCCACAGGAAGCCCCAGAATCGCCTCAGCCCTCATACTTAGGTGCCCTCTGCCAGTTCTTCCTCCAGAACCCTGGGAGTCCAGACAGCAGGCTTCTGAGTATCTCAGCAAAGGACAAGAAAGTGTCAGTGACTGATGTTCCTGGACCAATAGGGGGCAGCAAAGGCCACAACGAGTGGTTGTAGAAACTCCCTGACCAACCAGGCACTTATCTACACTTGCTCAGGCTGAGGGTCACCACCCCCTTGCCTCTCAGTGAAgtaagcgaaagtcgctcagttgtgtccatctctttgcgaccccatggactgtattgtccatggaattctccaggccagaatactggagtgggtagcctttcctttctccaggggatcttcccaatccagggatcgaacccaggtctcttgcattgcaggaggattctttaccagctgagccacaagggaagcccaagaatactgaagagggtagcccatcccttctccagtggacctttctgactcaggaatcgaactggggtctcctgcattgcaggcagattctttaccaactgagctatcaggaagccaGCTTGCCTCTCAgcacagttctatttccaggtaaGTGTTCTTACCATTTTCTTACGCACTGAGGTTAAAATTATCGGCTACTCATGTGTACCCACTTTCATTATAAATGTCATCATGGCCCCATGCTTCGTCTCTCAAACATTCTTGCTCCTCCctctctatacacacacattgTTTTAGTCTGGAACCTCAATTAGCCTCTATTACTGCAAGAGCCTTCTTCCAAATAGATTGCTCTGTCAATTTCATTATTCCCCTGGCCAgttgtctttaaaaaatggaCTCTAACTTGGCACAGATTAAGGTGTGCAATTTACACAGATTAAGGTGTGCTGCctacaggcatgcacacacacatacacacctagaTACACACAGAATGTTGATGTCAGTCATAAAAACCAACCACAAGATTTACTCAGACAAGAGCACTTGGAATACTCTAATGTAAGAGCTAGAAAGGAGCTGAGAGATGATCTAAGGTGACATTTTCCACTGAGTATTCCAGAATATACTCCAGAATTGGTACCTGGGAACTGTGTTAAAAATGCAGACATCCAGGCTCCACTGCACCCTACCAAACTAGAACTTCCTGGAGTGGGTCTAGGTGTCTGCATCTTGCAGCAGCTTTCCCAGTTGTTTTGATGCATGATCGAGTGTCTCCTGATCAAGGTGTAGCAGATCTGAATCTATGCTGAGACTCCAGGAAGACGGCTTTCTGCCGATGTCTGGACCTCTAGTGAGGGGCTGGCCTAGAGACTTGGACCTGAACCCTGACCTCCCGCCTCCATGTTCAGAGGTATGTCCACTTCCCTGCCCCACCAGCGTCTGACCTGCTGAGGTTCTGAGAGTGAATGACCACAGGATTCAACTTCCTCCTCAGCCCTGAGGAGCAAAGCCTGGTCTCAGCAACAAGCTCACAGCTCACTGGAGGCAAGTGTCTGGGAAGCAAACTCACATGCGTGTCCTGAGTACACTGTGAGCAGAGCACCGGGGGCGTCCGACCCGGAGGGAGAAGGGGACTGACCGTGAGGGTGGCCCGTAAAGCCTGGAAGGGCTCACTAATGTCTAGTCACTGAGGAAGCCAGCCCCGCCCATTGGACCTGAACACAGACGGCTCCTCGCTCAGCCCTTTCATCCGGGGCCAAAGCATTTGTAGCTCGTGTTCCCATTTAACACGGTTTTCTGGTCCAAAGTGCGCGCCCACAGGCTCCCAAAGCTCTGAGCGTCCCACGAAAGGAGGATTCTCCGGCTTCCGGCGAAGGCCGCTCTGGGCTCAGAGCAGCTCTGCGCGGAGCCCTAATGAGGCGGAGGAGCGCGGACATCCGGCCCCGCCGTCCCGCAGGCGCCGGGGCCGCGGGCGGAAGTGGCCTCTGCCTCTTGGAGACGAAGCCAGGCCGTGTCCTCTCTCCAGCATGGCCGCTGCTGTCCCCGTGTTCACCGTTCTCTTCTTTATGAGCCACGTTCCACCAGGTAACAACAATAAAACCTTGCTGACGCCTTGGTAAGGTAGAGCGCCTGAGACCTTGAGCGGATCCAGGGATCAGAGCAACGTCGCCATCACCTCTGCCTGAGGAGGTGGGAAACTTCCTGGGAAACCTGGAAAGACCCGCAGCCTCCCGACTCAGTCATTCCCCACAGACTCTCAGTTAGACAACACGAGGTCGGGGCGTTTCAAGGGTGTTTCAAGGGCTTGAAAGAAACCCTCCTGGCTCCAGCACTGAAGATGAATTATTTAGGCAAGTTTATTAGCAGTTTCTAGATCTACGTGGCAAAAATGGGGGCATTATTCTACTAAATTTTGGTCTCCAAAACGCCACTACTTCCAGCAAAAATTAGAATCCTAAGATACTTAATATGAGAGCTATTCCAAAGCTACAGGGGCCTGGCAGGTGGATAGGTGAAGGGTCTTGAAAGGCCActctgagtctgtgtgtgtgtgtgtgtgttatgtgtgtgtgtgtgtgttgtgtgtgtgtgtgtgtatgtgcgtgcttAGTCTGTGTCTGACTCCTGAGAGACCACTAACCCATTGCCCCTTAACACTGCTGGTCTCCTGGCTTGATGATGTCCCCGAAGGCTCCATCCCAACCCTgggcttcctcttccttttcgaCATCTGTTCTCCTGGAATAGAACTTAAACACAGGGATGAAGATGGCACTGCGGTGGAGTCTATCcacctgcatgctgtgtggtgtgccAACACCCATCACAGGGGCAGGCACAGATGTTTATCTCCAGGACATGTTGATCTAAGGAGGCATGAGTGACTCACTGCTTTACGTCAACAGGAATGTCTTATCTTTTCCTGAGAATTCAGGGTCTCAGCGCTGGGAAGGAGTCCGAAGGTACACAGATGGGTGGATGTGGACAGTCCTCGTATAAGGAGCTGTAATCCCAGCTTTCTCATTCGTCTCAGATCCCTTGTGGAGTGTGGGGCAGTGGGTATGTTTCACAGATAGGCAAAATGCatgttgtgtacacacacacatacagagaatgTTACTATTCTGGGAATAGGGGGAAATGCA
This portion of the Muntiacus reevesi chromosome 10, mMunRee1.1, whole genome shotgun sequence genome encodes:
- the DEFB108B gene encoding beta-defensin 108B, which translates into the protein MFRGSQPRPLDLNTDGSSLSPFIRGQSICSSCSHLTRFSGPKCAPTGSQSSERPTKGGFSGFRRRPLWAQSSSARSPNEAEERGHPAPPSRRRRGRGRKWPLPLGDEARPCPLSSMAAAVPVFTVLFFMSHVPPGSASFREVCERPNGSCQEFCLDSEIHSGRCLDGRPCCLPLVNVPEVEPTTPRVH
- the LOC136176366 gene encoding protein FAM90A5-like, with the protein product MAGHHGWLRACRLFQDQKVRKQNPGPGRQMALPLQEKDSTVKCKDCGAFGHTARSLRCPMKRWQGALAPLPLGSRLGKENLEAQKLQDPPTPGTPNTAEREEEERQRKEEQQRKLLQRFPRRPRNQHPQSWKEELEPGHCLRHPHMPVLIHTSKRKSLQDPGHPRGSPTRKDDVRSTLPAVPLISRNLAQASKGSIQAPGKRSVQTPTPTCVNPPKKPRLSPVQTPPESTPTADLGAFLNLPPPPSTAGRGPRVAARVSRKTPAQGQRFDLQPPPDRSPTRSVRAVSAAHPPPIILVPGQPLKMLFLRDGEGRWSCRYTVPPSPRPAERSAPPAQSPSVDQEPEGHAVPGPQSVLHDDLQVSSSSEESDWDEDTRGN